One genomic segment of Amycolatopsis sp. WQ 127309 includes these proteins:
- a CDS encoding peptidase inhibitor family I36 protein — MQHRISRLVLLTVAAAVPLVTAAAPAEAATGYARCPSGYFCVFADANGGGTIAYFHHGSPDLRQQGIDNTVSSVWDRSAGTFALCDRYGYAGNLVDVFSGAKSNLDAGENNRASSVAPNAHGCN, encoded by the coding sequence ATGCAGCACCGAATCAGCCGGCTGGTCTTGCTCACGGTCGCCGCCGCGGTACCACTCGTCACCGCGGCCGCACCGGCCGAAGCGGCGACCGGCTACGCGCGCTGTCCCAGCGGCTACTTCTGCGTCTTCGCCGATGCCAACGGCGGCGGCACCATCGCCTACTTCCACCACGGGTCACCCGACCTGCGGCAGCAGGGCATCGACAACACGGTCTCGTCCGTGTGGGACCGCAGCGCCGGGACCTTCGCGCTCTGCGATCGCTACGGCTACGCCGGCAACCTCGTCGACGTGTTCTCGGGGGCCAAGTCGAACCTCGACGCGGGTGAAAACAACCGGGCGAGCTCCGTGGCACCGAACGCCCACGGCTGCAACTGA
- a CDS encoding BTAD domain-containing putative transcriptional regulator yields MGTLGIHLLGPLLVRVDGETVPVPGGRPAALLAVLALAGGRPVTTDALVEQIWGDRLGDTRNAVAVGVSRLRKVLGAGAVVAEGGGYRLTVPAGDIDVSRFTELVEAPDGPPRARLARVEDALALWRGEPLAGVGIDLPIAVGHLRELRLRAQELAAELRLELDEHHRVAAELPALVAAYPLRERFTTLLMTAQYRCGRQSEALQAFEHLRKTLADELGVDPGPGARRMHQRILEADPELDAGGGRAVPAQLPPPPPRLVGRAAELAALDELTSGEPSIGIVTGPAGVGKTALTLAWAHAVRGDLPGGQLYLDLNGFGPGEPLSPEDAVTTLLQGLAVTEAEAAGTLEAHSARLRTALAGRRLLLVLDNARDSAQVLPLLPGSGCVTVVTSRARLPELSGRHAARRLVLDALGPADSVRLLGSVAGHHRMAADPAATRRIADLCDRVPLATVILAERIARSPDVPVAELAAELADEQRRLDALEVGGDLAVSMRVALGWSYGALPEATRAFLRAVGAHPVAEFDLAAAAAAAGIPCAHARHAVDELTGLHLARRVTGSRVALHDLVREYAGELLQGKERTAALARLLAWYQHTVAAACTALDVRARPNPLPPAGDVTPLRFGTRADALRWCETEGRAVLALAGTAARAGLHDAVGSLAGLYWTYLDLRGRPHEVRAICRLALDAARAQGDVVAEALHLNRLGIAHLLLGEFAVAEEHGRAALALDRAREDHAAEAETLVHLARILIGADRPADAIPLCRQALARLARPETGWRAWNNLATAQQDAGHPADALQSIERALHAADLLADTGDRQQTLDAVGMRAYSRDTRGHILLRLHRNADALADFRHAHHTAVELGEWRLEAVALIGVGRALHIQGRTDHAHQTWAKALDVYLDVEAHTAAASLRETLVTCCTSAAAS; encoded by the coding sequence GTGGGCACCCTCGGCATTCACCTGCTCGGTCCGCTGCTCGTGCGGGTCGACGGCGAAACCGTGCCCGTGCCCGGCGGCCGCCCCGCCGCGCTGCTGGCCGTCCTCGCGCTGGCCGGCGGCCGGCCGGTGACCACGGACGCGCTGGTGGAGCAGATCTGGGGCGACCGGCTCGGCGACACGCGCAACGCCGTCGCCGTCGGCGTCTCCCGGCTGCGCAAGGTGCTCGGCGCCGGCGCGGTGGTGGCCGAGGGCGGTGGCTACCGGCTGACCGTGCCCGCCGGGGACATCGACGTCAGCCGGTTCACCGAGCTGGTGGAAGCGCCGGACGGGCCGCCGCGCGCCCGGCTGGCCCGCGTCGAGGACGCGCTCGCGCTGTGGCGGGGCGAGCCGCTGGCCGGCGTCGGCATCGACCTGCCGATCGCCGTCGGGCACCTGCGCGAACTGCGGCTGCGGGCCCAGGAACTGGCCGCCGAGCTGCGGCTCGAGCTCGACGAACATCACCGCGTCGCCGCCGAGCTGCCGGCGCTGGTGGCCGCGTACCCACTGCGCGAGCGGTTCACCACGCTGCTGATGACCGCGCAGTACCGGTGCGGCCGCCAAAGTGAGGCGCTGCAAGCCTTCGAGCACCTGCGCAAGACGCTCGCCGACGAGCTGGGCGTCGACCCCGGACCCGGCGCGCGCCGGATGCACCAGCGGATCCTGGAGGCCGACCCCGAGCTCGACGCCGGTGGCGGCCGCGCGGTGCCCGCCCAGCTGCCGCCGCCACCCCCGCGGCTGGTCGGCCGGGCCGCGGAACTGGCCGCGCTGGACGAGCTGACGAGCGGTGAGCCGTCGATCGGGATCGTCACCGGCCCGGCCGGCGTCGGCAAGACCGCGCTGACCCTGGCCTGGGCGCACGCCGTGCGCGGCGACCTGCCCGGCGGCCAGCTCTACCTCGACCTCAACGGGTTCGGCCCCGGCGAACCGCTGTCGCCGGAAGACGCCGTCACCACGCTGCTGCAGGGGCTGGCCGTCACCGAGGCCGAAGCCGCCGGGACGCTCGAAGCGCATTCGGCCCGGTTGCGGACGGCGCTGGCGGGCCGGCGGCTGCTGCTCGTGCTCGACAACGCCCGCGACAGCGCGCAGGTCCTGCCACTGCTGCCCGGTTCCGGGTGCGTCACCGTCGTCACCAGCCGCGCCCGGCTGCCCGAGCTGAGCGGCCGGCACGCGGCCCGCCGGCTGGTGCTCGACGCGCTCGGCCCCGCCGACTCCGTCCGGCTCCTGGGCAGTGTCGCCGGGCACCACCGGATGGCCGCCGACCCGGCCGCCACCCGCCGGATCGCCGACCTGTGCGACCGGGTGCCGCTGGCCACGGTCATCCTCGCCGAGCGGATCGCGCGCAGCCCGGACGTGCCCGTCGCGGAGCTGGCCGCCGAACTGGCCGACGAGCAACGGCGGCTGGACGCCCTCGAAGTCGGCGGCGACCTCGCGGTGAGCATGCGCGTCGCCCTCGGCTGGTCCTACGGCGCGCTCCCGGAGGCCACGCGGGCGTTCCTGCGCGCGGTCGGGGCACATCCCGTCGCGGAGTTCGACCTGGCCGCCGCGGCCGCCGCGGCGGGCATCCCGTGCGCGCACGCGCGTCACGCCGTCGACGAGCTGACCGGCCTCCACCTGGCGCGGCGGGTCACCGGCAGCCGGGTCGCGCTGCACGACCTCGTCCGCGAATATGCCGGGGAACTGTTGCAGGGCAAGGAACGCACGGCCGCGCTCGCCCGGCTGCTCGCCTGGTACCAGCACACCGTCGCCGCGGCGTGCACGGCGCTCGACGTCCGGGCCCGGCCGAATCCCCTGCCGCCGGCCGGCGACGTGACGCCGTTGCGCTTCGGCACCCGCGCGGACGCCTTGCGCTGGTGCGAAACCGAAGGCCGCGCGGTGCTCGCGCTCGCCGGCACCGCCGCGCGCGCCGGGCTGCACGACGCCGTCGGCTCGCTCGCCGGGCTCTACTGGACCTACCTCGACCTGCGGGGCCGGCCGCACGAGGTCCGCGCCATCTGCCGGCTCGCGCTGGACGCCGCCCGCGCGCAGGGTGACGTCGTCGCCGAGGCCCTGCACCTGAACCGGCTCGGCATCGCGCACCTGCTGCTGGGCGAGTTCGCCGTCGCCGAGGAACACGGCCGCGCCGCGCTCGCCCTCGACCGCGCCCGGGAGGACCACGCGGCCGAAGCGGAAACCCTCGTCCACCTGGCCCGGATCCTGATCGGCGCCGACCGGCCGGCCGACGCGATCCCGCTGTGCCGCCAGGCCCTCGCCCGCCTCGCCCGGCCGGAGACCGGCTGGCGCGCGTGGAACAACCTCGCCACGGCCCAGCAGGACGCCGGTCACCCGGCCGACGCCCTGCAGTCGATCGAGCGGGCGCTGCACGCCGCCGACCTCCTCGCCGACACCGGCGACCGGCAGCAGACGCTGGACGCCGTCGGGATGCGCGCGTATTCGCGCGACACCCGCGGCCACATCCTGCTGCGGCTGCACCGCAACGCCGACGCCCTCGCGGACTTCCGCCACGCCCACCACACCGCCGTCGAACTCGGCGAGTGGCGCCTGGAAGCGGTAGCCCTGATCGGGGTGGGCCGGGCACTGCACATCCAGGGCCGCACCGACCACGCGCACCAGACGTGGGCGAAGGCCCTGGACGTCTACCTGGACGTGGAGGCCCACACGGCGGCGGCTTCCCTGCGCGAGACACTGGTGACGTGCTGCACCTCGGCGGCGGCCTCCTGA
- a CDS encoding glycoside hydrolase family 43 protein has protein sequence MKRIAVLLLLAVACLVPTSSADAGQTGLRAADPSVLRVGSTYFAAQSTGGGIAVRQGSSPDAAASAPARQVWSDTRGRGEVWAPEIVVDGGRFYIYFSAGTGTAHRMYVISSAVADSGYTAETQLALPDGKWAIDGTLFTFGGQRWFVWSGWAGDTNVEQNLYLARMSGPTTPTGARYVISQPRESWERVVGNPFINEAPTAIKDPNGQLHIVYSTNGSWSDQYCLGEVRLRAGGDPTYVWDWYKSNGCLFGSHRETMMAGWDPTLHVDGPGSHSFVLLNGDIATSPPAGPKFPLMYHAVAKGTPYSWANRYWYSGTFCWWGSTTYRRANVPGATTDTGWSLKFFE, from the coding sequence ATGAAACGGATCGCCGTCCTCTTGCTCCTGGCCGTCGCCTGCCTGGTTCCGACGTCGAGTGCCGACGCCGGGCAGACCGGGCTGCGGGCCGCCGATCCGAGCGTGCTGCGCGTCGGTTCCACCTACTTCGCCGCGCAGTCCACCGGGGGCGGGATCGCCGTGCGGCAGGGTTCCTCCCCCGACGCCGCGGCGAGTGCGCCCGCCCGGCAGGTCTGGTCCGACACCCGGGGCCGCGGCGAGGTGTGGGCGCCGGAGATCGTCGTCGACGGCGGGCGGTTCTACATCTACTTCTCGGCCGGGACCGGCACCGCGCACCGGATGTACGTCATCAGCTCCGCCGTCGCCGACAGCGGGTACACCGCCGAGACGCAGCTCGCGCTGCCCGACGGCAAGTGGGCCATCGACGGCACGCTGTTCACCTTCGGCGGGCAACGCTGGTTCGTCTGGTCGGGCTGGGCCGGCGACACGAACGTCGAGCAGAACCTCTACCTCGCCCGGATGAGCGGCCCGACGACGCCGACCGGCGCGCGGTACGTCATCTCGCAGCCGCGCGAGAGCTGGGAACGCGTGGTGGGCAACCCCTTCATCAACGAGGCGCCCACGGCGATCAAGGACCCCAACGGGCAGCTGCACATCGTCTACTCCACCAACGGCAGCTGGAGCGACCAATACTGCCTCGGCGAGGTCCGGCTGCGCGCCGGCGGCGACCCCACCTACGTCTGGGACTGGTACAAGTCGAACGGCTGCCTGTTCGGCTCCCACCGCGAGACGATGATGGCCGGCTGGGACCCGACCCTGCACGTCGACGGGCCGGGCAGCCACAGCTTCGTCCTGCTCAACGGCGACATCGCGACGAGCCCGCCCGCCGGGCCGAAGTTCCCGCTGATGTACCACGCCGTGGCCAAGGGCACGCCGTACTCGTGGGCGAACCGCTACTGGTACTCGGGCACGTTCTGCTGGTGGGGCTCGACGACCTACCGCCGGGCCAACGTCCCGGGCGCGACCACCGACACCGGCTGGAGCCTCAAGTTCTTCGAGTGA
- a CDS encoding HU family DNA-binding protein: MTNKAQLIEALSERLGDKKVASQAVDGLVDIIIRTVNKGEKVNITGFGVFEKRARAARTARNPRTGEAVRVKKTNVPAFRAGTTFKDVISGTKKLPKATPVKRATAATTTTRAAVAKASAPAKATSTRATTPRAAAAKPATARATATRTRATTAKPAAKATATKAATTTKAAPKTAAAKAAPAKATAAKATTTRAKAAAKPAATKTAAAKKPAAAKAPAKRTSAAKKK, encoded by the coding sequence ATGACGAACAAGGCCCAGCTGATCGAGGCGCTGTCTGAGCGTTTGGGCGACAAGAAGGTGGCTTCGCAGGCCGTTGACGGTCTGGTCGACATCATCATCCGGACGGTCAACAAGGGCGAGAAGGTGAACATCACCGGCTTCGGCGTGTTCGAGAAGCGCGCCCGTGCGGCCCGCACCGCTCGCAACCCGCGTACCGGTGAAGCCGTTCGCGTGAAGAAGACCAACGTCCCCGCCTTCCGCGCCGGCACCACCTTCAAGGACGTCATCTCCGGCACGAAGAAGCTGCCGAAGGCGACCCCGGTCAAGCGTGCGACCGCCGCCACCACGACCACGCGTGCGGCTGTCGCCAAGGCGTCCGCCCCGGCGAAGGCCACCAGCACGCGGGCCACCACGCCCCGCGCGGCCGCGGCCAAGCCGGCCACCGCCCGCGCGACGGCCACCCGCACGCGCGCCACCACGGCGAAGCCGGCCGCCAAGGCCACCGCGACCAAGGCGGCGACCACCACCAAGGCCGCCCCGAAGACCGCGGCCGCCAAGGCCGCCCCGGCCAAGGCCACCGCCGCGAAGGCCACCACCACCCGGGCGAAGGCAGCGGCCAAGCCGGCCGCCACCAAGACCGCGGCGGCGAAGAAGCCCGCCGCAGCCAAGGCCCCGGCCAAGCGCACGTCGGCCGCCAAGAAGAAGTGA
- a CDS encoding ATP-binding protein, producing the protein MDQETLTTVVGRVAGTEDSTPLQFCVAIDPEAYLQLDDVVVTRRELPGRGEVVSYGVVTQVSARHEGASFGSDVFLISDGVLPAQVQEIAEIATTRVEPECYVPPRPGAVVSRAVGEDRAQALYFDNMSRQVAVGLGRDGEPVFLNLDFLDGTRGAHVSISGVSGVATKTSFALFLLHSIFRGGALSNAHNAKALVFSVKGEDLLFLDTPNIHLDAKLQEEYAKLGLPAEPFASVGFYAPPTPSDTTGKPYVTGRTTGVGAFWWTIAEFCATDLLPYVFADAEDERNQYTMVIHQVANRLRLDTTPAGKDGAANVDGVLCRTYAELIDVICDRVTDEETRASWAGAVTGAGTVNAFIRRLRSSQRALNGLIRGDLTDHAARKLSTENQQVTVVDIHNLVERAQRFVVGVTLAAETARKEAAGAGGLLFTMLDELNKYAPREGSSPIKEVLLDIAERGRSLGVILIGAQQTASEVERRIVSNSSIRIVGRLDAAEASRPEYGFLPASQRVRATLATPGTMFVSQPEIPVPIAVGFPFPAWATRLSEAGQVPTTTAVSKNADPFAGLPTRGSSDPFGDDPPPF; encoded by the coding sequence GTGGACCAGGAGACTCTCACCACCGTGGTCGGACGGGTGGCGGGCACCGAGGATTCGACGCCGCTGCAGTTCTGCGTGGCCATCGATCCGGAAGCCTATCTGCAGCTCGACGACGTGGTCGTGACACGGCGGGAGCTGCCGGGGCGCGGCGAAGTCGTGTCCTACGGCGTCGTGACGCAGGTGAGCGCGCGGCACGAAGGCGCCAGCTTCGGCAGCGACGTCTTCCTGATCTCGGACGGAGTCCTGCCCGCGCAGGTGCAGGAGATCGCCGAGATCGCGACCACCCGCGTCGAGCCCGAGTGCTACGTGCCGCCGCGGCCGGGCGCCGTGGTCTCCCGTGCGGTGGGGGAGGATCGCGCGCAGGCGCTGTACTTCGACAACATGAGCCGCCAGGTGGCGGTCGGCCTGGGCCGCGACGGCGAACCGGTGTTCCTCAACCTGGACTTCCTCGACGGCACGCGCGGTGCGCACGTCAGCATCAGCGGGGTGTCCGGCGTCGCCACGAAGACGTCGTTCGCGTTGTTCCTGCTGCACTCGATCTTCCGCGGCGGCGCCCTGTCCAACGCCCACAACGCCAAGGCCCTGGTGTTCTCGGTCAAGGGCGAGGACCTGCTGTTCCTCGACACCCCGAACATCCACCTCGACGCCAAGCTGCAGGAGGAGTACGCCAAGCTGGGCCTGCCCGCGGAGCCCTTCGCCTCGGTCGGGTTCTACGCGCCGCCGACGCCGTCGGACACCACGGGGAAGCCTTACGTCACCGGGCGGACCACCGGCGTCGGCGCCTTCTGGTGGACCATCGCGGAGTTCTGCGCGACCGACCTGCTGCCCTACGTGTTCGCCGACGCCGAGGACGAGCGCAACCAGTACACGATGGTCATCCACCAGGTCGCGAACCGGTTGCGGCTGGACACGACGCCGGCCGGGAAGGACGGCGCCGCCAACGTCGACGGCGTGCTGTGCCGCACCTACGCCGAGCTGATCGACGTCATCTGCGACCGCGTCACCGACGAGGAAACCCGCGCGAGCTGGGCGGGTGCGGTCACCGGCGCGGGCACGGTCAACGCGTTCATCCGCCGCCTGCGCTCGAGCCAGCGCGCGCTCAACGGCCTCATCCGCGGCGACCTCACCGACCACGCCGCGCGCAAGCTCTCCACGGAGAACCAGCAGGTGACCGTGGTGGACATCCACAACCTCGTCGAGCGCGCGCAGCGGTTCGTCGTCGGCGTCACGCTCGCCGCGGAGACCGCGCGCAAGGAAGCGGCCGGCGCGGGCGGGCTGCTGTTCACGATGCTGGACGAGCTCAACAAGTACGCGCCGCGCGAAGGCAGCAGCCCGATCAAGGAAGTCCTGCTGGACATCGCCGAGCGCGGCCGCTCCCTCGGTGTGATCCTGATCGGCGCGCAGCAGACCGCGTCCGAGGTCGAACGCCGGATCGTCAGCAACAGCTCGATCCGGATCGTCGGCCGCCTCGACGCCGCGGAGGCCTCGCGCCCCGAGTACGGCTTCCTCCCGGCCAGCCAGCGGGTCCGCGCGACGCTCGCGACGCCCGGCACGATGTTCGTGAGCCAGCCGGAGATCCCGGTGCCGATCGCGGTCGGCTTCCCGTTCCCGGCCTGGGCCACGCGGCTCTCCGAGGCGGGACAGGTCCCGACCACGACGGCCGTGTCCAAGAACGCCGATCCGTTCGCGGGCCTGCCCACGCGCGGCAGCAGCGACCCGTTCGGCGACGACCCACCACCTTTCTGA
- a CDS encoding exonuclease SbcCD subunit D produces MKFLHTSDWHVGKTLKGRNRLDEQRAVLGEIVRIARKEAFDAILIAGDLYETSAPSAAAQELVVQALMALRETGAEVLAIAGNHDHAATFEAYRPLLRAAGIQLSGDPRPVADGGVVSFDARSTGERVNVAVLPFLSQRYAVRAAELLAGTPADNVGQYDQRVRDILEHLKSGFTDGAVNLVMAHLTVTGGAMGGGERAAQSIFEYHVPATAFGADPHYVALGHLHRRQSLPAACPVHYSGAPMPVDFGEQDNTSVVLSVEVTPSTPAKITEIPLTSGRKLRTVHGTVAELVGRAAEFGEDYLRVYVREATRAGLREEIQEALPNALEIRIDPEFAAPITASGGERAVADRSPGELFAAYCDERTVADKRVQALFARLHDDETSGV; encoded by the coding sequence GTGAAGTTCCTGCACACCTCCGACTGGCACGTCGGCAAGACGCTCAAGGGCCGCAACCGCCTGGACGAGCAGCGCGCCGTGCTCGGCGAGATCGTCCGGATCGCGCGGAAGGAGGCCTTCGACGCGATCCTGATCGCGGGTGACCTCTACGAGACGTCGGCGCCGTCGGCCGCCGCGCAGGAACTCGTGGTGCAGGCCCTGATGGCGCTGCGCGAAACCGGTGCCGAGGTCCTGGCGATCGCCGGGAACCACGACCACGCCGCGACGTTCGAGGCGTACCGGCCGCTGCTGCGGGCCGCGGGCATCCAGCTGTCCGGCGACCCGCGCCCGGTCGCCGACGGCGGTGTCGTGTCGTTCGACGCGCGTTCGACGGGCGAGCGCGTCAACGTCGCCGTGCTGCCCTTCCTTTCCCAGCGCTACGCGGTGCGCGCCGCGGAGCTGCTCGCCGGGACGCCGGCGGACAACGTCGGCCAGTACGACCAGCGCGTGCGCGACATCCTGGAGCACCTCAAGTCCGGCTTCACCGACGGCGCCGTCAACCTCGTCATGGCGCACCTGACCGTGACGGGCGGGGCGATGGGCGGCGGCGAACGCGCGGCCCAGTCCATCTTCGAGTACCACGTGCCGGCGACGGCGTTCGGCGCCGACCCGCACTACGTCGCGCTCGGGCACCTGCACCGGCGCCAGTCGCTGCCGGCGGCCTGCCCGGTGCACTACAGCGGCGCGCCGATGCCCGTCGATTTCGGCGAGCAGGACAACACGAGCGTCGTGCTGTCGGTGGAGGTGACGCCGAGCACGCCCGCGAAGATCACCGAAATCCCGCTGACGTCGGGGCGGAAGCTGCGCACCGTCCACGGCACGGTGGCGGAACTCGTCGGCCGGGCCGCGGAGTTCGGCGAGGACTACCTGCGTGTCTACGTCCGGGAAGCGACCCGGGCCGGGCTGCGGGAGGAGATCCAGGAAGCCCTGCCCAACGCCCTGGAGATCCGCATCGACCCGGAGTTCGCGGCGCCGATCACGGCGTCGGGCGGCGAACGCGCGGTGGCGGACCGGTCACCGGGTGAGCTGTTCGCGGCGTACTGCGACGAGCGGACGGTGGCGGACAAGAGGGTGCAGGCGCTCTTCGCGCGGCTGCACGACGACGAGACGAGCGGGGTGTGA